The following are from one region of the Stigmatella ashevillena genome:
- a CDS encoding PqqD family protein has protein sequence MAGFVSNKDGTKAPAEAGREVLRAVPRLHPETGVQRVGGRLMAAGPDEHLHLFEDARGQVSEVAERIVELVDGRRTVADIVAVLCDEFEVEPEACEADTVAFLRLLVAKKVLVLGP, from the coding sequence GTGGCTGGATTCGTTTCCAACAAAGATGGAACGAAAGCTCCCGCGGAGGCGGGCCGGGAGGTGCTGCGCGCCGTGCCTCGGCTGCATCCGGAGACGGGGGTGCAGCGCGTGGGTGGGCGGCTGATGGCTGCGGGGCCCGATGAGCACCTGCACCTGTTCGAGGACGCCCGGGGTCAGGTGTCCGAGGTGGCCGAGCGCATCGTGGAGTTGGTGGATGGCCGCCGGACGGTGGCGGACATCGTGGCGGTGCTGTGTGACGAATTCGAGGTGGAACCGGAGGCGTGTGAAGCGGACACGGTCGCCTTCCTCCGGCTCCTCGTGGCGAAGAAGGTGCTGGTGCTGGGGCCGTGA
- a CDS encoding cytochrome c oxidase assembly factor 1 family protein, whose protein sequence is MNTTPEGNMAPRQGWWSRNWKWVVPVGCLTPVLMCGCFGALVFYFVTSTIKSTDAYQQAVTLVSANPEVQEALGTPIDFGWPRGSVNATNGEGRASVSVPVEGPKGSGTLRLEAVSEGENWTFDLLQVEVPGRPAIDLMDQVGGRPEPELEPLPDDEPPPTMDEEMLPPEEEVLPPSEEEAPAKKGSEIDL, encoded by the coding sequence ATGAACACGACGCCGGAAGGCAACATGGCGCCACGGCAGGGCTGGTGGAGCCGCAATTGGAAGTGGGTCGTTCCTGTTGGCTGTCTGACACCCGTGCTGATGTGCGGGTGTTTCGGGGCGCTCGTCTTCTACTTCGTCACGAGCACCATCAAGTCCACGGATGCCTACCAGCAGGCCGTCACCCTCGTTTCGGCGAACCCCGAAGTCCAGGAGGCGCTGGGCACCCCCATCGACTTCGGATGGCCGCGGGGCTCCGTGAACGCCACAAACGGAGAGGGCCGCGCCAGCGTCAGCGTGCCCGTCGAAGGCCCCAAGGGCAGCGGGACCTTGCGCCTCGAAGCCGTCTCGGAGGGCGAGAATTGGACCTTTGATCTGCTTCAAGTGGAGGTCCCCGGCAGGCCGGCCATCGATCTGATGGATCAGGTGGGCGGACGCCCGGAGCCGGAGCTGGAACCCCTCCCGGACGACGAACCGCCGCCCACGATGGATGAGGAGATGCTTCCCCCGGAAGAGGAAGTCCTCCCCCCCTCCGAAGAGGAAGCCCCCGCCAAGAAGGGCTCCGAGATCGACCTGTAG